The Humulus lupulus chromosome 3, drHumLupu1.1, whole genome shotgun sequence genome window below encodes:
- the LOC133825101 gene encoding uncharacterized protein LOC133825101: protein MDPDFEIFDSSSSKEEEEEEIILALAIEEECLGNERGSTSHRSSIPRHAFIRRNSLKGHQRLFKDYFSKSPTYPLNLFRMRFQMQHHLFLHIQAEVEAYEPYFVQRRDAAKRLDHSSLQKITAAMRILTYGVSRDFVDEYLRIAKNTTTECLKKFIKAIIGIFSHEYLRSPNENDIARLCAVGDSRGFPRMLGSIDYMHWKWKNCPSAWKGIELAEGHAPKVNYSINGNDYSMGYYLADGLSFAMQAYSFLISPFSAFDLFLSPFISITKSVRLEELTSCLYHFFAAFFPIGLSKFTSKDGDAISSSMNSSAQPS from the exons ATGGATCCTGACTTTGAGATATTTGACTCTTCGTCATctaaggaggaggaggaggaggagataATTTTAGCTCTTGCTATTGAAGAAGAATGCTTGGGTAATGAAAGAGGCTCAACATCACATCGTAGCTCTATTCCCCGTCATGCATTCATTCGAAGAAATTCGCTTAAAGGCCATCAACGCCTCTTTAAAGATTATTTTTCTAAGTCCCCGACATATCCACTGAATTTATTTCGCATGAGGTTCCAAATGCAACATCATCTTTTCTTGCATATTCAAGCCGAAGTTGAAGCATATGAACCATATTTCGTCCAAAGAAGAGATGCTGCTAAAAGACTGGATCATTCCTCGCTTCAAAAAATAACTGCTGCAATGAGAATATTAACTTATGGAGTCTCTAGAGATTTTGTAGATGAATACTTGcggattgcaaaaaatacaacaaccgaatgtttaaaaaaattcattaaggCTATCATTGGCATATTCTCCCATGAATACTTAAGATCCCCAAATGAGAACGATATAGCTAGATTGTGTGCAGTTGGAGATAGTCGTGGGTTTCCTAGGATGTTAGGAAGTATTGATTACATGCATTGGAAATGGAAAAATTGTCCAAGTGCTTGGAAAGGAAT AGAGCTTGCTGAAGGACATGCTCCAAAGGTCAACTACTCAATAAATGGAAATGACTATTCAATGGGCTACTATCTTGCCGATG GCCTTTCTTTTGCAATGCAGGCATACTCTTTCCTAATTTCTCCCTTCTCAGCATTTGATTTGTTTCTCTCCCCTTTTATTTCAATCACCAAATCAGTAAGATTGGAAGAGTTAACCTCTTGCCTCTATCACTTCTTTGCAGCCTTCTTTCCAATTGGTCTCTCTAAATTTACATCTAAAGATGGTGATGCAATATCTTCATCTATGAACTCCAGCGCACAACCATCTTGA